The DNA window GTCCGACCGGGCCACTTCCACGGCATCCTGCCACGTGTAGTATCGTTCCGTCAAGGCGTGCTTGATCGCCTGCATAGTCGTTTGTACCTGTCGGCCAAAAAAAATCACTCGCTGTCAGCGCATGCTCGTTCATTTTGACGCAGGCAGGGGAGAGGCGAGCAAGGGCGCCTTACCTCCACGTCGCGCGTATCGAATTCCCTCTCGCCAAAGCCCAGCTTCCCCCTCGCCAGCTCAACCTTGCCAGTCGCCAGCATGTTGCGCTCCTTGCAGCACGCCCACCACAGGGCGTGCAGGTCCTCCCACGACTTCctgcgcagctcctcgaccgtcCAGGCCCGGCCGtgctcctccgtctccttggGCGTCCACAGCAGCTTGCCCGGCGCCGGGAAGAAGCCCCACAGGCCGTGCTTGTCGTCCACGGCCACCTTGGGCTTGAAGTCGCGCGGtttcggcagcggcacgtcCGACATGGACAGGTGCTCCCGCGGGCCCGAGCCGTAGAGGCTGCTGACGCCGcgcttcttgttgttgtCTTTCGTCTTCTTCCGCTTGCATTgtggcgccgtcgtcgagaaggctaaggctgctgctgctgttctcggcgccgacggtcTTGCAGAGCggacgagggggggggctcccAGCCTCGAGAGGCAGCCCATGGAGGGCCGCAGGGCGTTCGAACCGGCCATTGACAGGGTTTCCGTCTGCGCGGCAGCACGTTGATATCGCGACTGGGCGAAGCTGGAGAGGTGAGGACGGGAGCGACACAAAATTTGGGTGTGcagtcggccgcgccgtctctgATTGGCCCTTTGCCCCATACCTTGAGCCTCCACGGACGACCACAGGGTGTTAGTCAGCCGACGCGTCCCATCTTACCTACCCTAGACCCCTGTCCGTCTGCCCACGACTACATGTCAGCCATCCTATTACATGTACTCAATGAACAACAAGGTGCATCAACGAGATCATGATAACTTGTTTAGGGGAATGGCTGTCTCATGCGAGCAAATGGTGCTATGTCTATTTTACGGCCTGTGTCTGCCAAGTCGCGAAGCCTCGTGTTGAGCAACGGATGCGCAAACCCCAGAGCGTCCAGTCCCCGGAGTCATACACCGAACATCTGGCAACCACTAACATTGCTGGAGCACGGTCGGAGCGAGAATATGAAAAACCCGTTGTTGGGGTAGTCAGAAATCAGAAACACGTCTGTCCCGGCCAATAACGATCTCTAACGGAAAGGCGGCCGACAAGCTGTAGGGCACGGGGACGATGGGACGCGAATCTCCTCTCCGCACTCAGGCCAGGATTTCGGTTTTCTGTCGTCAGACTCTGAGGTAGATATCGAGAACGGTCACAGTCCCAAGTCCCTACGGTTGATATTCTCGAAGGAAGAGACGTCTTCTGGCGACGTCAAAAGAGCGTGAAATACATGAGACGCCGATGGCAAGCAAGCCGCACCAGATTGATCACACGTCTCTCGGCACCGGACGTCACGATACTAACGGCCACAACACCTCGATATAGACAATGTATGGTAGCTATGAACTATAAACACGCGGTGGCAAGATTGACAGCGACAATGGTCATTATCGTGTTGCATCATGACTACTCTCACTCCGGTCGGTGTTAGTATTCCGCTCTTTCGTGAAGCAGCCTGGGTGTCGAAAATCGAAGGGACAATGCCTTGCTTGGGCCTCACGTCCAACTTTCTTTCTATTGTTTTGCCTAACTGTAGAGGGCTACCAACTAGCGCGTCGCAACCAGTTTGGAAATAAACTTCCCAAATTTTCCTGTGCCGTTCCGAGTTCCGAGCCGTCGATCCAGGGCTAATAGCGGCACAAAGGCCGTCATCACGACACACTCTTCGGCGTAACAACATGAACTGGTCTTGCTTCTCGCTTAGCCGCGCCATCCTCCAAGCACATCTGCCTGCCGGGCATCAGTACCGTGAGAGCTACAAAGTAGACGTCCCGTCACGGAAACGGGCGTCTGTCTGGCCTCACACGGGCAGGCATCCCAACAAGCTTCGTCAGGGGGCGTGACGCGCCGCAACCCCTGAAGCATCGACGCCTTATCACCAGTCCAGACGCGCATCGAGGATGCCCACCATGCTGTGAAACGCCCCCCATGAAGAGTCCACCTAGCCTGCCGTGCAACTCTTGTCATCCTACAACGGCGGGTCTCTTACGGTAACTGCGCTGCGCCCTACTGTCAGGCGAACCACATCTGGATCTGCCCGGCACTCCCCCCTTCCTCAGGTATTTTGGTCACATACGAGCCGCGAGGACACGACTGTCACAGCTCATGGGCAAGAATTAtataaaaaaaaaacaccGCATTCGACTCCTGCACGTGCTTTTCCTCGTCAGGCACAGAATGCACCATCACGCCGCGACCTCAGCCTGCGACCCAAGcccaacccccccctctcccctaCCTGCGCATAGAGAGGTTCTTCCATAACAGGCACACATCGTGGCCCGATTCCGACGTCAGAAGAGAGAGGCGTACGTCTTGCCCGTGGGGCGGTcggcccgccagccagcccaccgATCGTGAGAATAAACATCGTCCCCACCTATCAGGCGGACTCGCCAGGGGGGGCTGGCTGAGGGAGGACTGCAAAGGCAACGCGGAAgatgcgacgacgggctgtTGGGGCGGAGAGTTTGGGTATTACTACCGCTACCACCAAGTACGTACTTGGtggtagcagtagtagtggtagtagaacgggaggaggaggaggaggaggaagaggggaggGCTAGGCGAGCTGCCATGGGACGCCCAAAGGGGGAATGAGTCGTCAATGCCTCTGTGGTTGAGGGAACCGCTTGGCATCACAAgtccccccccttccttcccccgGTCCGGATACGGCATCTACCTAGGTCTCTTTCCATGGATGAAGCCTGGTTCTCGTCAATAATGAACCGGGAGCGTCTGCAGGCGGGCATTCCCGGTTGAACACACATGCACGTCGAGGCAGAGTGGCGTGAGGAAGTCCGTCGCTCGCCTCATCCAtcaatctcctcctccccctcgccctgcccctcctaacccccccggcgggcccccctttctctccgTAATAGACGTTTCAGAAGCGCGGTGTGGGACGACATTGACGCGCTCTCCGTGATGTCGGTAGCAAAGGGGACCGCAACCGGACAGAAGGAGGACAGCCGTTTTGCTAACTTGGCATCCCCCTCCCGAGGGCGACCTCCGAAAAGGCACCTACTGGATGCCAGCCGGCGGCACTACGGACGGTCAAGTCAGCAGCGCGTTCGAACGGAAACCCCCCCGTCCGGGCCCTTTActccgcgcccgcgtcccggcCCGGGAACCTCCCGTGCAGGGTTCATTGACAAGCCGCCATGTACTTCTTTTTACGTGTGCTTTCTGTTCACGTCGATAATAAGGTGGGAGTGGCTAGTAGCGTAGCTGGCCGATGAGGCTGGCCTGTCTCTGTGATCTTTCTCTCTGTATCCATGTCTCTCTACTTTGTATACCGGCACGTCGAGATTCGTGCTGCCGGCCCGCGAGAAGGAtccaagcccccccccccccggttcCCTGAACGGGCAGGGTAGCTCACGGCGGCACTGAAAAGCAAGCAAGTCCGAGGAACCATCTCTATCTCTCGCCGTGGTGTGCCTACTTCAGGAGGTCCGAGTAGTACAAGCATCGATAAACGCTCGTGATAAACAGCCCTAGAGCTTTCGACAGCCATCTattgcccccccccccgctcgAGCCGCGCCGCAGGGCCGCGTTGGATCTGGTGATGGAAGCGAGCGAgtgccccccctccctgaAGACTCCATCGTGAATCTCTCAGCCTGACCGCCGcttcaccgccgtcgcctaGGGGGGGGGATCCAGGGTCTACGTCCACCTTGTCTTGTGGAACCTCCTTCCGAGGGGGATGACCACATGCGGCCGTGCCAGGCGTCCGTCGACAgtcgctctctctctctctctcccttcctcccccctgCCCCCAAAGTTAGCTAGCATTCAATATCCGTACCGTCACCGTCACAGCTCGCCACAACCAGACAACAACAACGTGGTGGCACATACACACCCTtccgggcaggcaggcaggcatgcatgcacgcatgtACGTAGTAAGTATAGGTAGCATGTACTGTATGTGCGTGCCATGTGTGTATGCTggcgcctctctctctctctctctgcctaGCAATCCCTCTCTTGACCACCCACCACACCTCCCGAAGACGTGACGGACCAGATGATGCCAGACGGACTTTGCCGCTTCCCTTGACCCGTCGGGCGCCTGGAATCATCTCGTGACGGTAGCAACACCCCTCCCGGTAtggctgtctgtctgtctgcgcCGGGGAGATGAGATGCTCGGCGGGCTACGCGATGCAACTCATCGGTGCTTCCTCATGCATGCACGAAcgcgtacgtacgtgctgctgctgctgctgctgctgggccggGGAGATGTCCGCGGCACGCCCAAGAGCGTGAATGAGGCTGGGCATGACTTTTGCGGTAGTTACGGCGCTGCAACGGACTGCAGCTGGAGGCGTGTAGTAggtgaatggatggatggatggatggatggatggcggcctgTACAAAAATAATAAGCATAATGCTGCatatgtatactgtatgtacTACGCGCATGTCTCTcgccttctctctctctttctctccctccGTCTCTTTCCGTGTCTCTCGCTCGCCACGCATGGTGGCCATCTTCGCCCGCGGCACAGAAGCCAAACCCATGTCAACGAAACGAAACGGGGCCACCCGGctcggcaggcaggcagcatAAACAAGTACTAACTAAATTTTCCCCGTGCCATGAACAGAGAGAGCCCCTTTCTGGTACGTACTGCGTTGTTCTGGCTGTACGTAACTACTCTGTAAACACTCTCTATCTATCACAACAAAAGCTGGGGAGGGGAAATACCTTTGTTCTCTCTCCTGTTGCTCCTTCTTCGTCCTGCCTCGGCTCcgctcttcgtcctcgtcctcgtcctcgtcctcgggccgTAAACTTGGTACAAGGACTTCTGGaacctctctctcttccttctGCCGCGGTGCGGGCCGCCCTAtgccccctccctcttcctcctctacTACTTAGTAGCcgggggacggacggccgtAGCAGCATGTATGCGTGTACTACCTACtccgtacgtacgtatgtgGCCAATGCATGCCCTCATATCGCTCGCGTGCCTCCCGGCCATTCCCACGACGCGGATTGGGCCGGAGCTCCTAAGCCGCCCCGGCAATAAAATGGGACATGAGGGACAGGCATCTCTCTTGTGTTACCCAAAAAGATTTCTCTGCCCATCATCTTTTGTTTTTTTCATTCTTTCTGTTTGTTTTATTtgttctctctctctccctctttcGCCGAGGttccctgcctgcctgcctgcctgcctgtgccTATTCGCCCCCTTTCCTGTCTCTCTGTGTGCTTGCCCggacgccccctcccctcccctttccggccggcctgcccgcgcgggcggcggatgacgacggggcgtGTAGCACAAGCACGATGGGGGGCAAGGTTTTGGCTGCGTGTTtgttggggagggggacaGCCTGcccagtcgacgacgactacgacgtcGACTACTAcgactgacgacgacgccgagagaagagaagaggcGCAGATGAGACCATGTCGCGGAGATTAGGTATCATGGTATCTGGTGTCTtttgccccctccccctccccccgggaAGACGACGCATGCAAAGTACATACAAACGTTATTACTCCGTAGTAGCAGCACGCCATGTAACTTAGTATATGTAGATGTGTAACTACAGCAGAGTAACCAGGAACTGACTGGGCTTGTGGGCTGGCACCGAGATTTTGTtgacgcgcccgcctcgctTGTTGTGGCGGCTGCTTTTCTCTCATCTCCTTGTGTgccatgcgtgcgtgcgtgcatgcatgcatacatacatacaaaGCCTGCCTGCGCCAAGCAAAAGGAGGCCGGcccatggcgcgcgcgcgtcaggagcgccgccctgcctcctcgtttctctctccttctctcagtctctctctctctcacaaCTCGGACCGGATGCAGAGGCTTTCCCCTCTCCCGTGTGCGCGTTTGCGCGTGTCAGTGTCATGGACATGTCCAGTCCGGCCCGGGCCCGGCCACGCCAGCCTCTCAACTCCGAAACCGCATCTCGCGAGGCTGGAAAGAGGGgggcagacgggcgggccCCGCGAAATCACACGCCTCTGCgccttgttgtcgttgttgttgttgtatCTGTCCTTTTTTGCgttccgcggcggccggggcatGCACCTACAAAGTGTATTTTCCGCGCTTTCGGCGGAACAATCGGTTGCCTCTCTCCCGggagggcgtggcgggcaATGTCACGGATAGTCAATCACATAGGACAATACCATACTACGTACTCGGGCGCAGGCATCATCGAATTGCGCCCCGGGGCGTCTTCATCGCCCGCAAAAAGCATCCAACGAGCCGTCCCGGGCGATGCAATATGTGAAGTCTGGTGGCATGCAAcggtggcgcgggcgggagcaCACAAGACAACGGGCCGCGATGGCGCAAAAaaaggggcgggggaggagcagAGAGCCGCACTCCGTCTCCGGGCTGCCTTGACCCTGCTCTTTCTTGCTCGCCCGTCTCTGCTGTGATCCCAAAGgcaaaaaaagaaagaaaaaaggtAGACgaaaaaaaggaaagaaaTACAAATAATAGCAGCTCACGATCTCTGCCCTCACCTTGTCTCGTGTCGCGCGCCGCATAGGAGGCGTgactggcgcggcgcacccCCCCGCGGCTCCCGAGCCAAAGGAGCTGCGGCACATCCCTAAGTTAGTCCATCGACGAACAAAGTaaagggcaagggcgggaaaaaaaaggaaaagcTGTGTCGCCCGGTCGGATGGCCAGCCGATCGTAACACGCTGGCGTCGTGCTCGTAGGTagggtgcgtgcgtgcgtgcggcgtTGTTACTCTTGGAGGAGGCAGGGGAACCGAATCGAATCATAGAAtcgagacgagacggcggcgttttGCCCATTCAGGGACAGATAGTTTGCGACTGCATGGTGAGCACACAAGGTATATAGATAGCTGAACCAAAGCGGCGCGTACGCACGCGCGGGGTGCAATACGTAGTTACTGTGTCCATATGTCTGCGTTTCGTATCCGACAGGTTGATGCTTCAAAACGTTGGCTTGATGCAACGTGTACAAGACA is part of the Purpureocillium takamizusanense chromosome 7, complete sequence genome and encodes:
- the MRPL4 gene encoding 54S ribosomal protein L4 mitochondrial (COG:J~EggNog:ENOG503P2HC~BUSCO:EOG09264BWL): MAGSNALRPSMGCLSRLGAPPLVRSARPSAPRTAAAALAFSTTAPQCKRKKTKDNNKKRGVSSLYGSGPREHLSMSDVPLPKPRDFKPKVAVDDKHGLWGFFPAPGKLLWTPKETEEHGRAWTVEELRRKSWEDLHALWWACCKERNMLATGKVELARGKLGFGEREFDTRDVEVQTTMQAIKHALTERYYTWQDAVEVARSDPEIDFDSRDGQVYKPSAYEDDLEMSDSWAAEAESATPEKEATPQKEATR